A portion of the Zootoca vivipara chromosome 6, rZooViv1.1, whole genome shotgun sequence genome contains these proteins:
- the LOC118087279 gene encoding sulfotransferase 2B1 isoform X2 — protein MSLTPSQNQEGLRRLPDIPLGTHWMQEIMGLIWRDGDPSWVQSLPVWERSPWIENIPGLQLALKSPPPRLLASHLPFHIFPKSFLHSKAKVIYTVRNPKDVMISYYHFSKGLKIVKDPGTLEEFMENFLSGNVSYGSWFEHVKNWMEMKDRSNFFFITYEELQQDLRGSVKRICHFIGKELSSQQIDSVVENASFHKMKGNNMSNFTQFSDTYYDHTKGKLMRKGISGDWKNHLTVAQNEHFDRVYRENMQGLRMAFPWD, from the exons ATGTCACTTACCCCAAGTCAG AATCAAGAGGGGTTGAGAAGACTACCTGACATTCCTCTAGGTACCCATTGGATGCAGGAGATCATGGGCTTAATCTGGCGTGATGGAGACCCCTCCTGGGTCCAGAGTTTACCTGTGTGGGAACGGTCACCTTGGATAGAGAATATACCGGGCCTACAGCTTGCCCTGAAATCTCCTCCACCCAGGCTCCTGGCATCTCACCTGCCTTTCCACATTTTCCCCAAATCCTTCCTGCACTCCAAGGCCAAG GTTATCTATACCGTGCGTAATCCCAAAGACGTGATGATCTCATATTACCATTTCAGCAAGGGCCTAAAAATAGTGAAGGACCCTGGAACTTTGGAAGAGTTCATGGAAAATTTCCTGAGTGGGAATG TGTCTTATGGTTCCTGGTTTGAGCATGTGAAAAACTGGATGGAGATGAAGGACAGGTCCAACTTCTTCTTCATCACCTATGAAGAACTACAGCAG GACCTACGAGGAAGTGTGAAGAGGATTTGTCATTTTATTGGTAAAGAGCTGAGCAGTCAGCAAATCGACTCTGTGGTGGAAAATGCCTCTTTCCACAAGATGAAAGGCAACAACATGTCCAACTTTACTCAATTTTCAGATACCTATTATGATCACACAAAAGGAAAGCTTATGAGGAAAG GTATCTCTGGGGACTGGAAGAACCACCTGACTGTGGCACAGAATGAACACTTTGACCGTGTTTATCGTGAGAACATGCAGGGTCTGCGCATGGCATTTCCATGGGACTGA
- the LOC118087279 gene encoding sulfotransferase 2B1 isoform X1, producing the protein MASFTYKGISLPVVDYYSEETLRYLENEFQMLDDDIVNVTYPKSGTHWMQEIMGLIWRDGDPSWVQSLPVWERSPWIENIPGLQLALKSPPPRLLASHLPFHIFPKSFLHSKAKVIYTVRNPKDVMISYYHFSKGLKIVKDPGTLEEFMENFLSGNVSYGSWFEHVKNWMEMKDRSNFFFITYEELQQDLRGSVKRICHFIGKELSSQQIDSVVENASFHKMKGNNMSNFTQFSDTYYDHTKGKLMRKGISGDWKNHLTVAQNEHFDRVYRENMQGLRMAFPWD; encoded by the exons ATGGCTTCTTTCACATACAAGGGAATCAGTTTACCTGTAGTGGACTACTACTCAGAGGAAACGCTCCGCTATCTTGAAAATGAATTCCAAATGTTGGATGATGATATAGTGAATGTCACTTACCCCAAGTCAG GTACCCATTGGATGCAGGAGATCATGGGCTTAATCTGGCGTGATGGAGACCCCTCCTGGGTCCAGAGTTTACCTGTGTGGGAACGGTCACCTTGGATAGAGAATATACCGGGCCTACAGCTTGCCCTGAAATCTCCTCCACCCAGGCTCCTGGCATCTCACCTGCCTTTCCACATTTTCCCCAAATCCTTCCTGCACTCCAAGGCCAAG GTTATCTATACCGTGCGTAATCCCAAAGACGTGATGATCTCATATTACCATTTCAGCAAGGGCCTAAAAATAGTGAAGGACCCTGGAACTTTGGAAGAGTTCATGGAAAATTTCCTGAGTGGGAATG TGTCTTATGGTTCCTGGTTTGAGCATGTGAAAAACTGGATGGAGATGAAGGACAGGTCCAACTTCTTCTTCATCACCTATGAAGAACTACAGCAG GACCTACGAGGAAGTGTGAAGAGGATTTGTCATTTTATTGGTAAAGAGCTGAGCAGTCAGCAAATCGACTCTGTGGTGGAAAATGCCTCTTTCCACAAGATGAAAGGCAACAACATGTCCAACTTTACTCAATTTTCAGATACCTATTATGATCACACAAAAGGAAAGCTTATGAGGAAAG GTATCTCTGGGGACTGGAAGAACCACCTGACTGTGGCACAGAATGAACACTTTGACCGTGTTTATCGTGAGAACATGCAGGGTCTGCGCATGGCATTTCCATGGGACTGA